The following DNA comes from Rhizobium sp. BT04.
ATGTCGCAGAAATTCTGCGGCTTCAGTCCTTGTTGGACTGCTACCCCACGCCGTATGTTTAGTATCCAAGCATTGGATCACGGGGATACTGAACGAATGGTGGAAAGCCCACCAATGCGGCAGTTCGTCGGCGGTGGCGAGCGTGCCGGTAATCTTGCCTGCCGCACGGATCTTGTCGACGGCGACCGCGACCTTCTCCATCACTGCTTCAGGCCGCGGCTCGCCGAAGGGTGGAGCCGGCGGATAGCCCATATTCTGCGAGAGATCGCCAGGTCCGATGAAGAAGACGTCGATGCCATCGACCTTCAGCATCTCGTCGAGGTTGTCGATGGCATCCACCGTCTCGATCATCGCCACCACCAGGCGCTTGTCGAAGTCGGACGGAAGAGCGTAGCGGACGGCATCGACGATGGCGCGCGCCTGTTCGGCCGTATCCACCATCGGAACCATGATCCCGTCGGCGCCCGCATTCAGGTAGCGGATGATGATCGGGCGCTCGTGCGAATGCGGCCGGGATCGCCGCCCCGTCGGCGGAGCGGACGATCTGCGCCGTCATGCGCACATCCTCGAAGCTCCAGCTACCGCGTTCGCAGTCGACGAAGACGGCATCGGCGCCGAGTTCCACCAGCCGGGCTGCCAGCCCCGGTAGCGCTCGACATTGCCGTCCGCGCCGCGGCATATACGTCGAGCCGTTGAATTTATGCATGCGAACGTCAGCAAGCCCATTACCATGCAGAACATAACCGAGGCCTCAGTCGTTCCATTCGTGCGCTTGAGGGAGGTCGGGAAACGCCATCGCAAACGACAAGGCGATTCAATGGCGAGCACATGTTAGGCCTCTGAGATCTTACAGCCGCAAAACGGCACAAGACTTCTAGGACGAATAAGCAGGATCGAGAAGTGCGCTCTCAGCCTGAAATCAGATCCGATAAAAGCGCGCAGCATTGTCGTGAAAGATCGCGCGGCGCTCGCCTTCCGTATAATTCCGTGTGATTTCCTTGAACGCATTCCAGATCCTGTCATAACTTGAAAACAGCTTGTCGACCGGAAAGTTTGACGCGAACATGCATCGATCTGCTCCGAACAAAGTGATCGCCTCCTCCACATAGGGTCGGATCGACTCGGTCGTCCAGATCCAGTCCCCCATCCCGAGGCCAGAGATCTTGCATGCGATGTTCGGCGCCTGAGACAACGCCCTCATCCCCTTCCGCCAGCCCTCGAAGTGATCAGGTCCGTCTACCTGCATGCCTGTGTGATTGAGGATGATCTGAACATCGGGAAAGTCGCGGGCAAGTTCGAGGAACTCCTCCATCTGCCAATAGTAAAGCTGCAGGTCGAAGCTCAGTTCCCGCCGTGCCAGTTCCTTGAACCCCCGCCGCCATTCCGGGGTGCGGCTTACTTCCGGCTCGGTCAAATAGGTCTTGGCGGGATCGTCATGGAAGTTCATCGACTGTCGAATGCCTCGGAAATTGGCAAACTGCATGTGCTCGTCGAGCAGCGCGCCAACGTCGGGCTTGCGCAGGTCCGCATATCCGACAATGCCATGGGGAAAGCCGTGTTGGTCCGCAACGCCCTGAAGCCAGCGCGTTTCGCCGGCGGGATCCCTGGGGTCGTAGCCGACGTCGAGATGCACCGCTTTTGCGAGATTCTGGTTCTTGGCGTCGGCGAGATAGTCGCCGATCAGATAAGTCTGGTTGATTGCCGTATAGTCGCCAAAGGCCGAGGGCTTCACACCATCGGACAGCCATGGATAGTAGTTGTTTTTCAGGTCCCACAGATGGAAGTGGGGATCGATGATGGGAAGGCCGTCCATTTGTTCGTTTCCATGGTCGTTGGAGATTGGCGATGGAGTGCCGCCGAGGCGGCACTCCATCTGATCAGTTGCTCGGCGGGAAGACACGCGCGATGACCGCCTTGGCTTCCGGAGAGTCCACCTTGTCGGCCGTCACAAGCGGCATGACCAGCGCCAGGTCCTTGGACACCGGTGCGCCAGTCAGCGCATTGTAGACCTGCTGAGTCCCGTCGATGCCCTGCCCCACCGCTTCCTGGAAGAAGATGCCCTGGATGGCGTTCGACTTCAGCAGCGCGATCGTCGTCGGGCTCCCGTCGGCGACGGCGATACCGACCTTGCCGGTCAGCCCACGGGTTTGAAGAACCTTCGCAGCACCTGTCCCGGCCTCGTCATACATGCCGTAGATCGCCTTGATGTCGGGATGCGCCGTCAGCATATCGTTCGCCTGCGTGACGGCCTCATTGACCGTCAGTCCGCGGGTTTCTAGCATCTGCGCAAGTTCGCAACCGTCGGCCTTGAAGGACTCCTCGGCACCTTTCAGGTACTTCTGGGCGTTCTCTCGGTCCTGGGGCAGCGACAGCACTCCCACCTGGTTTCCTCCTCGCTCCTTTGCAAGCTTGCACACGAAGCTGCCCTGCGCCTTGCCGGTCTCGTAGTTGTTCGCCGTGACCGCAGAGGTATAGTCGGTCTGGCCGGGCTGAGGCCCGATACCGGCAAACGAGACCGGAATGTTCTGGGACTTCAGATAGGCGAGCAGCGGCGGCGTGCTGGTCGAGCTCACCGGGCCGATGACGACCGCGCTGACGCCCTTGGTGACGGCGGTGCGCGCATTGTCCATCTGCTTGGCCGGGGAGTTCTCGGAGGTGTACTCGACGTAGTCCATGCCGAGCTCCTTGGCCTTCTCCTTCACGCCATAACCGACCCACTGCCAATACGAGATATCAAGCGACGGCGCGAGATAGGCGACGGTCTTCTTATCCTGCGCATGGACGGAACCCGCCAGTCCGATACCGAGGGCAGCCAGGCCGAACGCCAGGGTGCGTCTCATTTTAGATTTTGATTTCATGTCTTTCCCTCCTCCTCATTGAGCCGGCACCAACCGGCTGCTGGTTGTCAGCCCGCACTACGCCGGGCCTTGCCGAAGCGGTCGATCAGGACCGCGATCAGGATGGCAAGGCCGGTGACGGAACCCTGCCAGAAACTGTTGATACCGATGAGATTGACGCCGTTCTGGATCACCGTGATCATCAGTGCGCCGAGGACGGCGCCGACCGCGGTTCCCGTGCCGCCGAGAAGGCTCGCCCCGCCGATCACCACGGCCGCGATCGCCTGAAGCATCAGACTGGCGCCGGCCGTCGATTCCGCGTTCAGGATGTAGGAAATCGTCAGCAGTCCCGAAAACGACGACAGAAGGGACGAGGCGACATAGGCGAAGAATTTCGTGCGTTTGACGGGGATGCCCAGCAGATAGGCGGCCGCGGCGCTGCTGCCCACGGCGTAGAACCAGCGTCCGGCGACGACCTTCTTCAGGAAGATCTCGATGGCGACCAGCAGGACGACGCAGAACAGGATGTAGTTCGGTATGCCGGGCACGATGCTACCGGCATTGAGCAGCCAATAGTCGGGATCCGGGATGGGCATGGAGCGGCCATTGGTGACGATGAAGGCGAGCGACCCGGCGACGGCGAAGGTGATCAGGGTGACCACGAACGGCGCGAGACCCGCGACCGTGACCAAGAAGCCGTTGATGGAGCCGAAGAGGAGTCCGACGGCAAGACCGGCAAGGCTGGCGGTGATGCCGCCGTAGCCGCTTGCCATGACCTGCGCCGTCACCATGCCGGTCAGCGAAAAGACCGAGCCGACGGATAGATCGATGCCACCGGTTATGACCACCAGGAGGACACCGAGCGACATGATGATCAGCGGCGCACCTGCCTGGGTGATGTTCGAAAAATTCCCCCAGCTCAGCGCCTGGGGAACCTGCGACCCGACGGCAAGAGCCAGGATGACCATTGCTACTGCGATCGCGATTTCCGTCCGGTATGCACTGAGCAGACTGTCGCGATTTTTGATAGCCTGGGGAGACGGCTCCACTGCGCGTGCCTCGTTGGTCGATGTTGGGATCATGTCGCCATTCCTGTCAGTTCCGCGAGCCTGTCCTCGCTCATGTCCTGCCGTTCGATGATGCCGGAGGCGCGACCCTCGGTGTCGAATGCAACGATCCGGTCGCATACATCGAGGAGCTCGGCATTCTCGGTCGACCACCACACGATGATCGTTCCCGTCGATGCCATCTGCCGGATAAGCTGGTAGATTTCTTTCTTGGTGCGGATATCGACACCCCGCGTCGGCTCTTCGAGCACAAGCAGGCTCGACGGCAAGCCGAGCCACCGCGCCAGGAGCAACTTCTGCTGGGTGCCGCCGCTCAATGTTGCGGGCAGATCCCAGATGGAGGCGGCCTTCACGCTGAGAGCCTGCAGCAAGTCCACGCATTCCCGGCGTTCGCCACCTGAGATGAACGCAGTGCCCCGGACAACTCGGCGCGACGCCAGCACGTTGTCGATGATCGGAAGGCTGTGGAGAATCCCCTTGTGAGCCCGGTCGCCGGTGACGAAACCGGCTCCTGCCGCAGTCGCCCTCCTAGGAGAAGCGAAGCGCTCCGGCCAGCCCGCGCGCGACACCGTCCAACGCTTCGCCTCAGCAGCCCCCACCAGGGCCGAAATCAGCGACGCGGGACCGGCGGGCGCGCCTGCCACTCCAAGGATCGTTCCGGGAGAGAGCGTGATCTCGAGATCCGCCTCCCGAATCGACAGCGGCTCTCCCTTCATTCGGTTCCGGTCCACGGCCCCGCTCGACGCAGAATGCGAGGCAGCGACCTGCCCCATCTTCTCGATGATCGCGACGTCGGAAAGTTCAGAAAGCGCCAAGCGGTCGACGATGGTGCGACCATCGCGGATGATCGTGCAGACGTCCGCGATCTGGCGTATCTCCTTCATCCGGTGCGACACGAAGACGACGGATAGCCCTGTCTCGCGCGTCAAACGGCGAAGCACGGCAAACAACCGAGCCGTCTCCGCGGCCGTCAAGTTCGCCGTCGGCTCGTCGAGAAGAATGAGTTCGGCGCCTGACGACAGCGCTCGGGCAATCTCGACCATTTGGCCTTCGTGAAGGCTGAGGTCTTCCACGAGCCGGTGCAAGGATCTGGCTGCGAACTCCGTATCGATCATTGCCAAAGCTTCGAACGCCTTCTCGATCGACAGCCTTTTCTTCACCGCTGCGAAACCCCTGCGATAATGCGGCAAGGTGATATTTTCGGCGACGCTAAGGTGGGGAAGAAGGGCAAGCTCCTGATGGACCACCGCTACCCTGGCGCGGCCCTCGGCATCGGTGCGCGGCGCTCCACTCGGATCGAAGAAGGTAATGTCACCGTCCCCTTTCGAGGCCGATCCGGTGATGATGCGGATCATCGTCGACTTGCCGGCGCCATTCCCTCCGAGCAGCGCGTGGATCTCGCCACGCGCAACGGAGAAGTCGACGCCCTTGAGAACCGACGTCGCCCCATACGACTTCGTCAGTCCCTTGACACTGACAACCGGATTTTGCGTCTCCATCATGATCCCACCTTCAGTAGATCGTCAGAGCAGGGATGAAGCTGACGGCGAGCAGCAGCAGCATCGCCATCCCGAAATACGGCCACAGCTCGCGGGTCGTCGTCCCCAGCGGCGCCTTGGCGATCGACGACGAGATAAAGAGCGTCGTGCCGATCGGCGGGGTGTAGAGCCCGATACCGAGATTGATCACCATCATCAGGCCGAGTTGCACCCGGTCGAGACCGATCGCGTCGGCAAGGGGCACGAAGATCGGCCCCAGCAGCAGGATGGCAGGCGGCATGTCCAAAGGCATCCCGACGATCAGCATCAGGATGTTCATCATCAGGATGATGACGACGGGACTGGAAATGTGGGTCGCCACCCACTCGGCCATCTGCTGTGGGGCCTGGTCGAAGGTCAGCACCCAGCCGACGGCCGCACTTCCCATGATGACGAGCATGACCACGCCGGTCGCGACCCCGGCTTCCACCATGTTGTCGCAAAAGCGCTTCCAGGTGAGGTCCCGGTAGAACAGCAGGCTGAGCAGGAGCGAGTAGACCACCGAAAGGACCGAGACCTCCGTCGGCGTTGCAAAGCCGAAACGCAGGAGGACAACAATCAGAATGGGCAGGATGATCGCCGGGAAGCTCTGAACGGCAAGCTTCGCCAGATCCCGCTTGCGAACCTTGACGGCCTGCGCTTCGTAACCCCGCCGCACGGAGATGAACCAGCAGACGAAAATGAAGCTGAGCGCCATCATCAGCCCGGGCAGGATTCCGGAGATGAACAGGTCGCCTACGCTGACGCCGCTGATTAGGGCGTAGAGGATCATCGGGATCGACGGTGGGATGAGGACGTCGATGACCGCGGAGGTGGCGTTGTTGGCCGCGCAAAGGGCCGGCGGAAAGCCTTGGCGCTTCTGCCAGGGAATAAGGACAGATCCGAGTGCGCTTGCATTGGCCACCGCCGAACCGGACACGCCACCGAAGACGACGGAGGAGACGACAGTGGTGGAGAGTGGCCCGCCGCGCCAGCGCTGCATGGCGCGGGACGCCAGTTCGAGAAGCTGGCGGCCGAGCTCGCCGCCGAGCATCAGGGTTCCAGCAAGCATGAAGAACGGCAGTGCGAGCATCGGAAAGGATTGCGTCTGGTCGTAGACCTGTTGCGCCACCACCGACAAAGGGACGTAACCGTTGAACAGCACGCCGAGGCCGGCCGCGATGATCAGGGCATAGCCGACCGGAACGGCCAGAACCATGAGAACGCAGAAGGAGATGATCATGACAAGGGTCATAGCGGCATCTCCCCGGATCCGATCACCGTCCGGTGCTCCCAGCCGAGGCGCAAGACACGTAGCGTTGCACAAACGGTCACGATCGACACCAGAAGCGCACCGACAGCGAGCGCATAATATCCGATGCTGTTGGGCAGTTGCAGGACCGGGCTGTGCTCGACGCCGGCGATCTCGGCGACCACGACGGCCTGATAGCCGAGCACGAGGAAGGCTGCCACGCTGATTGCGTTCGCGGTCACGAAGGCGGCGATCCGCAATCGCCCCTCAAGCTGGTCGTACAGCCACTCGACCGCCATGTGTCCACCCGCCTGCGCGGCGATGACGATCCCCGCCAGGATGAAAAGCGGGAAGATCAGCAGCGGCAGTTCCTGGGCGAAAGAGAAACCGCCGCTCTGCAGCGTGTAGCGAGCAAGGACATTGGCAGTCGTCACCACGGTCAGCGCAATGCCGCTGGCGATGATGACGAAACGGGACAGCGCGACGATGGCGCCGGCCGTCGTATCGACGGCCTTCAGCACGTTTTCCATAGATGACTCCGCGTCATGGCAAAGGCCGGTCAGGCCTTTGCCTCCGCTTCAACCTTGCTGACGAAATCGCCGAAAGGCTTTTTCTTCCAGCTCTCGGCGACAGCGGCGGTCGCCTTCACGAAGGCTTCCCGATCCACGTCCACGACTTCGATCGCCGTGTTCTTCCTGAAGGCGCCGAGAACTTCGGACGCCTTCTCGTTCGACAGCGTCCGCTGCAGCGCTCCCGCCTCCTTCGCCGCCGCCTTGACCGCGTCGAAGTCGGCGCCGAGCCGGGCTTCGGCGATCTTCGACATCAGGAAGGGCGTCGACTCCCACTTATGTGCCGTCAGGCTGACGAACTTGTTGACCTCGTGAAGCTTCGAGCTCTCGATGTTGGCGAGCGGGTTTTCCTGTCCGTCGACCACGCCCTGCTGCAGGGCGATATACAGCTCGCCGAACGCGATCTGCTCTGTGCCGGCTCCAAGAGCCTGGAAGATGTCGATCGTCATCGGATCCGCGGGCGTGCGTATCTTCAGGCCGGCGAGATCGTTCGGGGCGACGACCTTGCGTTTGGAATTCGTCAGGTGGCGAATTCCGTTGTCCCACCAGTCCAACGGTACGACGCCGACGGCTTCGAAACGCCTGTTCAGATCCTCACCGACCGGACCGTCGAGAACTCTGATCGCCTTCTCGGTATCGCCAAAGAGAAACGGCAGACCAAGCGCGGC
Coding sequences within:
- a CDS encoding TRAP transporter substrate-binding protein — translated: MSLQTNRRRFLVATAAALAAPALLTSVRPARAGTTLTLGHGAAPGNPRTVAAAKFAELVAQKTDGRVKINVAGAETLGSDSAMLTSLRTGALDFTANSQGATSAIVPELAALGLPFLFGDTEKAIRVLDGPVGEDLNRRFEAVGVVPLDWWDNGIRHLTNSKRKVVAPNDLAGLKIRTPADPMTIDIFQALGAGTEQIAFGELYIALQQGVVDGQENPLANIESSKLHEVNKFVSLTAHKWESTPFLMSKIAEARLGADFDAVKAAAKEAGALQRTLSNEKASEVLGAFRKNTAIEVVDVDREAFVKATAAVAESWKKKPFGDFVSKVEAEAKA
- a CDS encoding substrate-binding domain-containing protein — translated: MKSKSKMRRTLAFGLAALGIGLAGSVHAQDKKTVAYLAPSLDISYWQWVGYGVKEKAKELGMDYVEYTSENSPAKQMDNARTAVTKGVSAVVIGPVSSTSTPPLLAYLKSQNIPVSFAGIGPQPGQTDYTSAVTANNYETGKAQGSFVCKLAKERGGNQVGVLSLPQDRENAQKYLKGAEESFKADGCELAQMLETRGLTVNEAVTQANDMLTAHPDIKAIYGMYDEAGTGAAKVLQTRGLTGKVGIAVADGSPTTIALLKSNAIQGIFFQEAVGQGIDGTQQVYNALTGAPVSKDLALVMPLVTADKVDSPEAKAVIARVFPPSN
- a CDS encoding ABC transporter permease codes for the protein MIPTSTNEARAVEPSPQAIKNRDSLLSAYRTEIAIAVAMVILALAVGSQVPQALSWGNFSNITQAGAPLIIMSLGVLLVVITGGIDLSVGSVFSLTGMVTAQVMASGYGGITASLAGLAVGLLFGSINGFLVTVAGLAPFVVTLITFAVAGSLAFIVTNGRSMPIPDPDYWLLNAGSIVPGIPNYILFCVVLLVAIEIFLKKVVAGRWFYAVGSSAAAAYLLGIPVKRTKFFAYVASSLLSSFSGLLTISYILNAESTAGASLMLQAIAAVVIGGASLLGGTGTAVGAVLGALMITVIQNGVNLIGINSFWQGSVTGLAILIAVLIDRFGKARRSAG
- a CDS encoding amidohydrolase, which encodes MDGLPIIDPHFHLWDLKNNYYPWLSDGVKPSAFGDYTAINQTYLIGDYLADAKNQNLAKAVHLDVGYDPRDPAGETRWLQGVADQHGFPHGIVGYADLRKPDVGALLDEHMQFANFRGIRQSMNFHDDPAKTYLTEPEVSRTPEWRRGFKELARRELSFDLQLYYWQMEEFLELARDFPDVQIILNHTGMQVDGPDHFEGWRKGMRALSQAPNIACKISGLGMGDWIWTTESIRPYVEEAITLFGADRCMFASNFPVDKLFSSYDRIWNAFKEITRNYTEGERRAIFHDNAARFYRI
- a CDS encoding sugar ABC transporter ATP-binding protein encodes the protein MMETQNPVVSVKGLTKSYGATSVLKGVDFSVARGEIHALLGGNGAGKSTMIRIITGSASKGDGDITFFDPSGAPRTDAEGRARVAVVHQELALLPHLSVAENITLPHYRRGFAAVKKRLSIEKAFEALAMIDTEFAARSLHRLVEDLSLHEGQMVEIARALSSGAELILLDEPTANLTAAETARLFAVLRRLTRETGLSVVFVSHRMKEIRQIADVCTIIRDGRTIVDRLALSELSDVAIIEKMGQVAASHSASSGAVDRNRMKGEPLSIREADLEITLSPGTILGVAGAPAGPASLISALVGAAEAKRWTVSRAGWPERFASPRRATAAGAGFVTGDRAHKGILHSLPIIDNVLASRRVVRGTAFISGGERRECVDLLQALSVKAASIWDLPATLSGGTQQKLLLARWLGLPSSLLVLEEPTRGVDIRTKKEIYQLIRQMASTGTIIVWWSTENAELLDVCDRIVAFDTEGRASGIIERQDMSEDRLAELTGMAT
- a CDS encoding TRAP transporter small permease, producing the protein MENVLKAVDTTAGAIVALSRFVIIASGIALTVVTTANVLARYTLQSGGFSFAQELPLLIFPLFILAGIVIAAQAGGHMAVEWLYDQLEGRLRIAAFVTANAISVAAFLVLGYQAVVVAEIAGVEHSPVLQLPNSIGYYALAVGALLVSIVTVCATLRVLRLGWEHRTVIGSGEMPL
- a CDS encoding TRAP transporter large permease subunit yields the protein MTLVMIISFCVLMVLAVPVGYALIIAAGLGVLFNGYVPLSVVAQQVYDQTQSFPMLALPFFMLAGTLMLGGELGRQLLELASRAMQRWRGGPLSTTVVSSVVFGGVSGSAVANASALGSVLIPWQKRQGFPPALCAANNATSAVIDVLIPPSIPMILYALISGVSVGDLFISGILPGLMMALSFIFVCWFISVRRGYEAQAVKVRKRDLAKLAVQSFPAIILPILIVVLLRFGFATPTEVSVLSVVYSLLLSLLFYRDLTWKRFCDNMVEAGVATGVVMLVIMGSAAVGWVLTFDQAPQQMAEWVATHISSPVVIILMMNILMLIVGMPLDMPPAILLLGPIFVPLADAIGLDRVQLGLMMVINLGIGLYTPPIGTTLFISSSIAKAPLGTTTRELWPYFGMAMLLLLAVSFIPALTIY